CAGTGTATCAGGGCAGTGGATATCGAGAATGACACACGAACCAGCGTTATATTCTAATCTTCCGCTCGCTTCTACCTTCAGAGCGACGCCATTCTGCGTCTTCTGCGGATTCAACAGAGAAGAATGTATCAGATGTACCTCAAGTGATATTCAGTTCTATGAGGTTTAAACAATGAATTCCACAATCGTTAGATCGCAATCCTTCGGTGATAAGGCCAGCTATAAAATAAGTGGTGGCAAATAGTGCGTTAATGTCAGAGCGAAGATTCGGTTCTTATCGGGTGGAACTGTGTCAGAAGGATGCTGCCCCCGATTTGATGTCCTTCATTCACGAATACTGGCAAGAAGATCACGTCCTATCTACCCAGCGCCACCTTCTTGATTGGCTTTACTTTGATGAGTTCGAACAATATTATAATTTTGCGCTCGCCAGATGGCAGTGTTCAGATAAGGATTGAAAGGTGAGGCGGTGCGTTTTCAAGGTGATTCATGCCCGAAAACGACCGCCTCAACGGCTGTTTAGACGAGATCGACTTAGAGTTTGTGGAGCGAGAAGCAACACCGCGGCTGTTGATGAAGCTCAGTATTCAGCTTCATTTGTCTGGATTATCGCTTTCGAATACTGTTTCATTTCTTGAGATATTCGGTTTTGATCGGGTTCGTTCCACCGTTCATAACTGGGTTCACAAGGCCGATCTACAGCCGGAATCTAGTCGGAGACCGAATCACGTCGCGGTCGATGAGACTGTGATTCGACTTGACGATGAACAATATTGGCTGTACGCTGCTGTCGATCCCGAATCAAACGATCTGCTCCATACACAGCTTGAACCAACGACAAATAACGCTCTGGCAGATCGGTTTTTTGCTGAGCTCCGTGATAAACACGACATAGATGACGCAACAGTTCTCGTAGATGGATCAGCTTCACTTCAGCGAGCCTGTCGCAAACACGACCTCGATTTCAGATACGAACGACATGGAAATCGGAACAGTATCGAACGTGTCTCTCGTGAAATAAAACGTCGAACTATCAGTTTCTCAAACTGTTTTAGCAACGCCGAAGCAGAAACTGCTGACGAGTGGCTCAGATCGTTCGCTTTCGCATGGAATCAGCTTATCTGAACACTACGATAATAAGAGTAGAAAGATTATCTAAGTCCAACCGATGGGCATCCGAGAAAGGGAGAGGGAGCGATCGCCAGAAGTGAGTGTTGTTATACCTATTTACAACCAGCCTCAATTGATCGAGGCTGCACTGAATAGCGTAGCGGAACAAAGTTTGGAGAGATACGAAGTCGTGGTCGTCGACGACGCGTCGAACGCCGACTTCAAGCCGATCGTCAACGCCTACGACGACCGAGTACGCCTCCTTACGCACGAAGAGAACCGAGGCGCTGCTGCCGCCCGAAACACCGGCATTGAGCACGCCAATGGCGAGTACGTGGCCTTTCTTGACGCCGACGATACGTGGGAACCCACTAAACTGGAGAAACAGCGTGAGGTATTCGAAAACGACGACGAGCTCGGCCTTGTCTACACTGGATTTGTCCAGTACGAACTCGACGGTAGCGAGTGGGAACGATATCCTGAAGCGAGAGGTAAGATCTACGTCGACGAACTGGAGCGCGATCGCGTCCATCCCACCTCGACGGTGATGGTTCAACGAGATATACTGGCGGAAGTCGGTGGGTTCGACACCAACCTACCGAGCCGCCAAGACTACGATCTCTGGCTACGCATCACGGAATACTACGAAGTCGATTACGTCGACGAGATTCTCGTCGACAAGCGCGAACAGCCCGACAGCATCTCGAAGGACTTCGACAGCCGAATCGAGGGTGACCTCGCCGTTTTCGAGAAAGTGAAAAAATGCGCGGCCGACCTCGACTTCTTGACCCGTAGCCGTATCTACTCGTATCATCACCACGTCATCGGCCGGGACTACGAATCCAACGGAGACCGCTGGAAGGCTCTGAAACACCTCGGACTCGCTATCGTTCGATATCCATTCCGTCCGGTCTCCTACGGGATGTTCATCATCGCGCTGTTCGGCATTGACAGAAACGGTCCGCTGCTGATGTTCGCTAAGAGATTCATTCGGTGAGTACGCAAAGCACACTTACTCTTCTGTGTCGTCGTATTCGCAATTAGACGCCGTAACTTCGATCTCCGAGTACCACTCCGGAGTCACTTCCGCAATCTCGACTGCACGATCGACTGCCTCGTGCATTTGATCGTGAAACGCCTGGACAGAGAAGCGATTCGCAAAAGACGCGATCTCTGAGGCATCCCAGTCGACACCGGTATCCTCAAATTGTTGAACCGCTGTGCGAATCGTGTGCCCCGACTCGTCTCGTTCGAATACATATCCCGTTTTTCCGTCGACAACCTGGTACTGCGTCATTCCTTCCTCAACACCTAACAGCGGCGTTCCAGCGGCCAGAGCCTCCACGGGAGAAATACCGAAGTCCTCGTCTTGGCCGTTGAAAATGAACGCTTTCGCGCCGGCAAGCATTTTTTTCTTTCGTTCCTCACTAACGTATCCTGCAAATTCGACATTTTCGCTCGCGATTCGTTCGAGGTCGTCACGCTCAGGACCGTCGCCAGCGACGACGAGTTTCCCGTCGAGACCGTCGAACGCGCGTACGATGTCGTCGACGCTCTTGTGCCAGTCGAGCCGAGAGAGCGTGAGATAGTAATCTGCGGTCTCTGCGTCGTCAGGCGAATAGGAATTGGTGTCCACTGGTGGGTAGACGACATCTATTTTTTCTTCGGGAATTCCCCAGTATCGGACCATCCGACGTTTCACTTGCTCGGAGTTGGCGAGAAAGAGGTCCGGTTTGTGCGTGTTATGGTCGAATGCGACACGGATCGCGTAGTATAGGAGAAGCTTTAGAGGCGCAAATGTGCCGGTGTCGACCTCGTGAATCTGGTCGGACTGGCGGCGGTTCGTGTGGTGGATATATGCTATCCAGACCTGTTCGGTCGGCGGGACGTAGAACAACGGCTCGTTACCGCTCGTCACGAGAACGTCATGGTCTCGGAGCGGTTCGGCGATCTGCCAGCCGAGCATGTGTGCAATCATTCGCGCGATACCACCACGTTTTAGAGCCATTTCCGATAACCTGCCATTAATAAGCTTCTCTGTCTCGATATCTGGAGGTTCAATACTCTCGTCTTGGTAACCTACGTATAACATCGCATCGTCAAACACTCGTGAAAGTTCCCAAGCGACACGGTCGCCACCACCGTTGACGTGTTCTCCCCAGTGGGCGACCGCAATACTTGGGAAGGGGTGGGAGACTTGGTTCATCCTATTTCTTTGGATCACCTATGTTCAAGATTCCACCGATAATAATCCGCAGGTCTCTCATCAACTCTTAATATTTATTTGAATTACTAACGGATTATATGTAAGACAGATTAATAATTAATAGAAAGATCGCTCTTGTGTAGCACATTGTTGATTTCAGAGAGTAGCTTTGACGGCGTGTTTGAGCGCTTTTCGTCCTGGTTTGCGGTAGAGTTCTCGTCTGAGTTGGAACGCTCGGAGATACTGTGTGAGGCGATCTTTTGAGATGCCTCGATGCGGCGAGAGCCACCGTCGCGCCAGCGACGCGTGGCTCTCGCAGGTGTTCACGTGGACCGTCTCGTCGGCGTATTCACCATCTCCGTGAACGACGTATTCGCGGTCGAATCGCTCATCTTCATCAAGCGGATCGTACGCGCAAAATCCGTTGGTATAGACCGTGAGAGGCTCCTGCTGACGGGCCGCCAGCAGGAGCCGGACCGTCGATTCGTCTGCGGATTTCGCTGGCACAACGTAGCGCTGCTCGGTGCCGCGATCTACGAGAACGAACACGGGCGGTTTGTCTTGCTCATACGTTCCGCGTCCGCGTCGTGCGAGGCCGCGAGAGCGCGACCAACGGTCGCGCTCGCGGCGTTTCAAGCCGGCAGAGACGTAGAACTCGTCAATTTCGACCGGACCACGGAGATCGAGTGACGGCACGTCGAGCGCTTCGGCGAAGCGCTCGACACGCCTGTGGATCGTTTTGTAGGTGACTTGGATTTCGCACTGTAACTGCCTGAGACTCGTGTTAAACCGCAAGAACGCGTAGATGGAAAACAGCCATTTGTGGAGTGCGATCTTCGAATGAGCGAAGATTGTGCCAGTTTTATCATTGAACGTGGGGCCGCAATCCTTACACAGACACCGCTGAAACTGCCCATAGCTGCCGTTTCTGACCGTTCGGTCAGAACGGCAGCGAGGACAGGAAACGCCGTCACGCCAGCGAACCTGTTGGAGCAGGTCCGCTGCGACCGATTCCGACCCAAACACATCGAGCGGAAT
This genomic window from Halorubrum sp. PV6 contains:
- a CDS encoding glycosyltransferase family A protein; the encoded protein is MGIRERERERSPEVSVVIPIYNQPQLIEAALNSVAEQSLERYEVVVVDDASNADFKPIVNAYDDRVRLLTHEENRGAAAARNTGIEHANGEYVAFLDADDTWEPTKLEKQREVFENDDELGLVYTGFVQYELDGSEWERYPEARGKIYVDELERDRVHPTSTVMVQRDILAEVGGFDTNLPSRQDYDLWLRITEYYEVDYVDEILVDKREQPDSISKDFDSRIEGDLAVFEKVKKCAADLDFLTRSRIYSYHHHVIGRDYESNGDRWKALKHLGLAIVRYPFRPVSYGMFIIALFGIDRNGPLLMFAKRFIR
- a CDS encoding IS1595 family transposase encodes the protein MIPLDVFGSESVAADLLQQVRWRDGVSCPRCRSDRTVRNGSYGQFQRCLCKDCGPTFNDKTGTIFAHSKIALHKWLFSIYAFLRFNTSLRQLQCEIQVTYKTIHRRVERFAEALDVPSLDLRGPVEIDEFYVSAGLKRRERDRWSRSRGLARRGRGTYEQDKPPVFVLVDRGTEQRYVVPAKSADESTVRLLLAARQQEPLTVYTNGFCAYDPLDEDERFDREYVVHGDGEYADETVHVNTCESHASLARRWLSPHRGISKDRLTQYLRAFQLRRELYRKPGRKALKHAVKATL
- a CDS encoding glycosyltransferase, whose product is MNQVSHPFPSIAVAHWGEHVNGGGDRVAWELSRVFDDAMLYVGYQDESIEPPDIETEKLINGRLSEMALKRGGIARMIAHMLGWQIAEPLRDHDVLVTSGNEPLFYVPPTEQVWIAYIHHTNRRQSDQIHEVDTGTFAPLKLLLYYAIRVAFDHNTHKPDLFLANSEQVKRRMVRYWGIPEEKIDVVYPPVDTNSYSPDDAETADYYLTLSRLDWHKSVDDIVRAFDGLDGKLVVAGDGPERDDLERIASENVEFAGYVSEERKKKMLAGAKAFIFNGQDEDFGISPVEALAAGTPLLGVEEGMTQYQVVDGKTGYVFERDESGHTIRTAVQQFEDTGVDWDASEIASFANRFSVQAFHDQMHEAVDRAVEIAEVTPEWYSEIEVTASNCEYDDTEE
- a CDS encoding IS6 family transposase translates to MPENDRLNGCLDEIDLEFVEREATPRLLMKLSIQLHLSGLSLSNTVSFLEIFGFDRVRSTVHNWVHKADLQPESSRRPNHVAVDETVIRLDDEQYWLYAAVDPESNDLLHTQLEPTTNNALADRFFAELRDKHDIDDATVLVDGSASLQRACRKHDLDFRYERHGNRNSIERVSREIKRRTISFSNCFSNAEAETADEWLRSFAFAWNQLI